The genomic window CTCAGGCGATCTGATCCTCGTACTCGTCGGCGGAGAGCAGTTCGTCGAGTTCGCTCGCGTCGTCGGCGTCGATCTCGAGCATCCAGCCGTCGCCGAAGGGGTCGTCGTTGACCAGTTCCGGCGCGTCGAACAGGTCCTCGTTGACGGCCGTGACCTCGCCGCTGACCGGCGCGTAGAGGTCGGAGACGGCCTTGATGGACTCGACGACGCCGAACTCTTCTTCCTGCGTGAGGGCGTCACCCTCGTCGGGGAGTTCGACGAAGACGACGTCGCCGAGTTCGTCCTGTGCGAAGTCGGTGATACCGACGCGGACGGTGCCGTCGTCCTCGAGTGCCCACTCGTGCGATTCTAAATAGCGTCTGTCGTCGGGAACGTCGAAGCTCATGGTTATACGGTGTCGATGAACGGTGTCGTTTCAACTCTTGCCTTTTTGGACTGGCCGCGGACGACGACCTGCAGGGTCGTCCCCGGTTCCGCGTACTCGACGGGCACGTAGCCCAGTCCGATGGGTTGCTCGAGCGAGGGACTCATCGTGCCGCTGGTGACGGTGCCGATCACGCGGCTGTCGGTGTTCGTGATGTCGTAGCCGTGTCGCGGGACGCCGCGGTCGATCAGCTGGAAGCCGACCAGTTCCTCCTCGACGCCCTCCCGCTCGATCTCGGCGAGGGCGTCCCGACCGACGAACTCGGTCTCGAGGGCGACCGTGAAGCCGATGCCGGCCTCGTAGGGCGTCCGCGGATCGGACTCGCGGTCGAAGTCCTGCCCGGCCAGCAGGAGGCCGGCCTCGATCCGGAGCGTGTCCCGGGCGCCCAGCCCGCAGGGCTGGCAGTCGAACAGCGACCAGACGTGCTCGGCCTCCGACCACGGGACGATCAGTTCGAAGCCGTCCTCGCCGGTGTACCCCGTCCGGGCGATCCAGCAGTCGACGCCGTCGACCGTCGCGTACTGGGCCTCGAACCGATCCAGTTTCGTGATCGACTCCGCGGTCACGTCGTCGACCAGGTCGGCGGCGTCGGGCCCCTGAACGGCGAACATGGCGTACTCGTCGGTCCGGTTGTCGACGGTCGCCTCGAGGTCCCACTCGTTGCGGTAGGTGATCCAGCGCTCGTGGGTCGACTCGTCGGTGCCGGCGTTGGGGACGAAGAGGTAGGTCGGCTCGCCGTCCTCGTCCGCTCGAGCCCCGTCGTCGGTCTCGTTGGGCAGCCGGTAGACGACGGTGTCGTCGATGATGACGCCGTCCTCGTCGGTGATCGTGGCGTACTGCGAGTCGCCGACGTGGAGTCGGGTGACGTCGTTGGTCGTGAGCCGTTGCATCAGTTCGGTCGCGTCCGGTCCGGTGACGTGGATCTGTCCCATGTGGGAGACGTCGAAGATCCCGACGGCCTCGCGGACGGCCGCGTGTTCCGACCGGATCGAATCGAACTCGACCGGCATGTCCCAGCCGCCAAACTCCGTGAACTTCGCGCCACGCTCGTCGTGGAGCCCACGCAACGGCGGCGTCTGAAGCGGCATGCTCGAGTGATTCGCCGGCGGAGTAGTAATGTCTTTTCGTCGCTCGGAGCGGGAGCGGCCACGCTACGCATCCGTTCGGGAGGGACGTTTCCCTCTCGAAAGCGACCCCTCCGGGCAAATTTTAACGACGATCGGTCCCGATTCACACACCGCAATGCTCGAATTGTACCAAGCGGAGGGCTGTCCCTACTGTGCGAACGTTCGAGAGAAGCTGACCGAGCTCGGCGTCTCGTACGTGGTGCACAATCCCCGGTTGCCGGGCGACGAAGGCGGCGACGTGCTCAACGAACGAACCCATCGAGAGCTGACCGAGTTAGGTGGTGAGGATCAGATCCCGTACCTCGTCGATACGGAGCGGGAGGAGGCGCTCTACGAGAGCGACGATATCGTCGAGTATCTGGAAGAACACTACGCCTGAGCGCCGTCACGAGGGGAGTTCGAGCGATCGGCCCTCGCACCGGGTCCGTTCGACGGGCGCCCCGCCGCGAGGCGCCCGGTCGTCTCGAGTCCGAACCGCTCGGCTACCTACCGACCGCGTTCCTCGATCCGCATCGCGTACGAACCGCTGCCGGCGTTCGCGTGGATCTGGATGCGCAGATCCTCGTCGCCCGAGAGTTCGAGGTCGATCGCCTCGCCGGCGCCGTCGCCCGCGGACGACTCGTCGTGGTTCCACCGCGTCGGCGACTCGCCGTCGACGTTCACGTAGAGGTCGAAATCGGCGCCGGCGGGCCCCTCGAGCGAAACCGTCGCCGAACACGGATCGCTCGTGCGGGGCGCGTACACGTACCGATCGCTCTCGCCCCACCAGCCGCCGGAGAGGGAGCCGTCGGCGCTCGCGACGA from Haloterrigena sp. KLK7 includes these protein-coding regions:
- a CDS encoding glutathione S-transferase N-terminal domain-containing protein, whose product is MLELYQAEGCPYCANVREKLTELGVSYVVHNPRLPGDEGGDVLNERTHRELTELGGEDQIPYLVDTEREEALYESDDIVEYLEEHYA
- the gcvT gene encoding glycine cleavage system aminomethyltransferase GcvT — protein: MPLQTPPLRGLHDERGAKFTEFGGWDMPVEFDSIRSEHAAVREAVGIFDVSHMGQIHVTGPDATELMQRLTTNDVTRLHVGDSQYATITDEDGVIIDDTVVYRLPNETDDGARADEDGEPTYLFVPNAGTDESTHERWITYRNEWDLEATVDNRTDEYAMFAVQGPDAADLVDDVTAESITKLDRFEAQYATVDGVDCWIARTGYTGEDGFELIVPWSEAEHVWSLFDCQPCGLGARDTLRIEAGLLLAGQDFDRESDPRTPYEAGIGFTVALETEFVGRDALAEIEREGVEEELVGFQLIDRGVPRHGYDITNTDSRVIGTVTSGTMSPSLEQPIGLGYVPVEYAEPGTTLQVVVRGQSKKARVETTPFIDTV
- the gcvH gene encoding glycine cleavage system protein GcvH, with the protein product MSFDVPDDRRYLESHEWALEDDGTVRVGITDFAQDELGDVVFVELPDEGDALTQEEEFGVVESIKAVSDLYAPVSGEVTAVNEDLFDAPELVNDDPFGDGWMLEIDADDASELDELLSADEYEDQIA